The following proteins are encoded in a genomic region of Gimesia algae:
- the sthA gene encoding Si-specific NAD(P)(+) transhydrogenase: MKYDIVIIGSGPAGQKAAIAASKLGKRVAIIERNFRGMGGVCLHKGTIPSKTMREAILYLTGYRHRDVYSKWYRRKRRITMQDLRLKLADVAEHELEIIHDQLERNGVEVFIGEAKFVGPHEVEVDCETGRKQLYGDYILVATGTKPSRPPHIPFDGQTIFDSDEIIDLKEIPRSMIVVGGGVIGIEYAIMFATLGVEVTVLDGRERLLEFCDREIIDALIHHARSLGMIFRMGEEVVGIERFSDTMAAVQTESGKRLVADSVLYTVGRVGDADELNFQAAGLEPDERGRLWCNEEHQTWVPHIYGAGDIVGFPALASVSMEQGRRVVCNAFNEPFEAFDIMPYGLFTIPEISMIGKTEQQLTDAHIPYEVGAARYREIARGQISGDREGMLKILFHRETLKILGIHVIGEAATEIVHIGQTVMSFGGTIEYFRNAVFNYPTMAECYKVAAFDAFEKMSLDRLFEESKLTKFSSDVELHKLEDQPAELDEEETVEV, from the coding sequence ATGAAATACGACATAGTAATAATAGGAAGTGGTCCCGCCGGCCAGAAGGCTGCGATTGCCGCTTCGAAACTGGGGAAGCGGGTTGCCATTATTGAACGCAACTTTCGTGGCATGGGGGGCGTCTGCCTGCATAAAGGAACGATTCCGTCCAAGACCATGCGTGAAGCGATATTGTATCTGACCGGTTATCGCCACCGGGATGTCTACAGCAAGTGGTACCGTCGCAAACGTCGGATCACAATGCAGGATCTGCGCTTGAAACTAGCCGATGTGGCAGAACATGAACTGGAAATCATTCATGATCAGCTGGAGCGGAACGGTGTGGAAGTATTTATTGGTGAAGCCAAATTCGTCGGTCCGCATGAAGTGGAAGTCGACTGTGAAACAGGGCGGAAACAGCTGTATGGCGATTATATCCTGGTCGCAACCGGGACCAAGCCCTCCCGTCCGCCACACATCCCCTTTGATGGCCAGACGATTTTCGATTCGGATGAAATTATTGATCTGAAGGAGATTCCGCGTTCGATGATCGTTGTGGGTGGTGGTGTGATCGGTATCGAATACGCCATCATGTTTGCGACGCTGGGTGTGGAAGTGACGGTACTGGATGGTCGCGAACGTCTGCTGGAGTTTTGTGATCGAGAGATTATTGACGCGCTGATCCATCATGCCCGTTCCCTGGGAATGATCTTCCGGATGGGAGAAGAAGTAGTCGGCATCGAGCGGTTTTCCGATACGATGGCAGCAGTCCAGACGGAAAGTGGCAAACGCCTGGTGGCAGATTCGGTGTTGTACACAGTGGGACGTGTGGGCGATGCAGACGAACTGAATTTTCAGGCAGCCGGTCTGGAGCCAGATGAACGCGGTCGACTGTGGTGTAACGAAGAGCATCAGACCTGGGTGCCACACATCTACGGGGCTGGTGATATCGTCGGTTTTCCGGCGCTGGCCAGTGTGTCGATGGAACAGGGACGGCGTGTCGTCTGTAATGCCTTCAATGAACCGTTTGAAGCGTTCGATATTATGCCCTATGGTTTATTTACGATCCCTGAAATTTCGATGATCGGCAAAACTGAGCAGCAGTTAACCGATGCGCATATTCCTTATGAAGTAGGAGCGGCCCGTTACCGGGAAATCGCGCGGGGACAGATCTCCGGCGACCGCGAAGGGATGCTGAAGATTTTGTTCCATCGGGAAACATTAAAGATTCTGGGCATCCATGTGATTGGCGAAGCCGCTACGGAGATTGTGCACATCGGGCAGACGGTCATGTCCTTTGGTGGAACAATCGAATATTTCCGAAACGCGGTCTTCAACTACCCGACGATGGCAGAATGTTACAAAGTGGCCGCCTTCGATGCGTTTGAGAAAATGAGCCTGGATCGTCTGTTTGAAGAATCGAAGCTCACCAAATTCAGTAGTGACGTTGAACTGCACAAACTGGAAGATCAACCAGCCGAACTGGATGAAGAGGAAACCGTAGAAGTTTAA
- the acnA gene encoding aconitate hydratase AcnA, translating into MASGNPFGAEGQLKAAGSEFTYYRLQKLIDDGIGNIEALPYSIRVLLESCLRNVDGFVVNESDVTNLANWSAESPNPVEVPFKPGRVVLQDFTGVPAVVDLAALRSAMVRLGGDPQKINPLVPCDLVIDHSVQVDEFATRLSLQHNVEKEFERNQERYQFLRWGQQALDNFGVVPPATGIVHQVNLEYLAKVVLTKDGVAYPDSLVGTDSHTTMINGLGVVGWGVGGIEAEAVMLGQPIYMLTPEVVGFRLSGKLPPAATATDLVLRIVQMLREHGVVGKFVEFYGPGLSNMSLADRATIANMAPEYGATIGFFPVDDETLNYMRRTGRTEAEVDLVERYYKEQGMFRTDSSPEPKFTSKLELDISTIEVSLAGPKRPQDRIALTDMKSHWHCDLSKTFGKQDPSDTSVAVEYNDQNFNLKDGSVVIAAITSCTNTSNPSVMIGAGLLAKKAAEKGLTRKPWVKTSLAPGSRVVTDYLEKAGLTPYLDQLGFNLVGYGCTTCIGNSGPLPAPISKAINENDIVAAAVLSGNRNFEGRISPDVRANYLASPPLVVAYAIAGTTDIDLSTEPLGQDQDGNNVFLKDVWPSQEEVNATMESSINPEMFRYEYGKATEGSPEWQAINGGDGDIFAWDEHSTYIQEPPFFVDMPATPAPISSINDARVLVSVGDSVTTDHISPAGAIKADSPAGKYLQENGITPENFNSYGSRRGNDRVMTRGTFANIRLSNLLAPGTSGGVTTYLPTGEQTSIYEASLQYKEAGTPLVVLAGGDYGMGSSRDWAAKGTFLLGIKAVIATSFERIHRSNLVGMGVLPLQFRDGESREELGLDGTETFDIELDNNLKPGQAIRVTATKENGTQVLFTVQCRIDTPVEVEYYRNGGILHKVLRDLATS; encoded by the coding sequence ATGGCTTCCGGAAATCCTTTTGGCGCGGAAGGTCAATTAAAGGCAGCTGGTAGTGAATTCACTTATTACCGCTTGCAGAAACTGATTGATGATGGCATCGGCAATATCGAAGCACTTCCCTATTCCATCCGCGTGCTGCTCGAATCCTGTCTGCGAAACGTGGATGGCTTCGTGGTCAACGAATCCGACGTCACGAATCTCGCCAACTGGAGTGCGGAATCACCCAATCCCGTCGAAGTCCCCTTTAAACCAGGCCGCGTCGTCCTGCAGGACTTTACCGGCGTGCCCGCTGTTGTCGATCTGGCTGCCCTCCGCAGTGCCATGGTCCGCCTCGGCGGTGATCCCCAGAAAATTAATCCACTGGTACCTTGTGACCTCGTCATTGACCACTCGGTACAGGTCGATGAATTCGCAACCCGACTCTCCCTGCAACACAATGTTGAAAAAGAATTCGAACGCAACCAGGAACGCTACCAGTTTCTCCGCTGGGGTCAGCAGGCTCTAGATAACTTTGGCGTCGTCCCTCCTGCCACCGGCATCGTGCATCAGGTCAACCTCGAGTACCTGGCTAAAGTCGTACTTACCAAAGATGGCGTTGCCTATCCGGACAGCCTGGTGGGAACCGACAGCCACACCACGATGATCAACGGCCTGGGCGTCGTTGGCTGGGGGGTTGGTGGGATCGAAGCCGAAGCCGTCATGCTCGGTCAGCCGATTTACATGCTGACACCCGAAGTCGTCGGCTTCCGATTGAGCGGCAAACTTCCCCCTGCTGCGACAGCCACTGACCTCGTGCTCCGTATCGTGCAGATGCTTCGCGAACACGGTGTTGTCGGCAAGTTCGTTGAGTTCTATGGTCCCGGCCTGTCCAACATGAGCCTGGCAGACCGTGCCACCATCGCCAACATGGCGCCCGAATACGGGGCCACCATCGGCTTCTTCCCTGTAGACGATGAAACGCTGAACTACATGCGCCGTACAGGGCGTACCGAGGCGGAAGTCGATCTGGTCGAACGTTACTACAAAGAACAGGGCATGTTCCGCACGGACAGTTCTCCCGAACCCAAATTCACCAGCAAACTCGAACTCGATATTTCGACCATTGAGGTCTCGCTGGCCGGGCCGAAACGTCCTCAGGACCGTATCGCTCTGACCGATATGAAATCACACTGGCACTGCGACCTCAGCAAAACATTTGGCAAGCAGGACCCCTCAGATACCAGTGTTGCCGTTGAATATAACGACCAGAACTTCAATCTGAAAGATGGCTCGGTTGTGATCGCCGCCATCACCAGCTGTACCAATACCAGTAACCCTTCCGTCATGATCGGTGCAGGTCTGCTGGCGAAGAAAGCTGCAGAAAAAGGGCTGACACGTAAACCATGGGTCAAAACCAGCCTGGCCCCCGGAAGCCGTGTTGTGACTGACTACCTGGAAAAAGCAGGCCTGACCCCTTACCTGGATCAGCTTGGTTTTAATCTGGTCGGTTATGGCTGCACTACCTGTATCGGCAACAGTGGTCCGCTGCCCGCCCCCATTTCCAAAGCCATCAACGAAAACGACATCGTCGCGGCAGCCGTCCTGTCCGGTAACCGAAACTTCGAAGGACGCATCAGCCCCGATGTACGAGCCAACTACCTCGCCAGTCCGCCACTCGTGGTTGCCTATGCGATCGCAGGCACGACGGACATCGACCTCAGCACGGAGCCACTGGGACAGGATCAGGACGGTAACAATGTCTTTCTGAAAGATGTCTGGCCTTCTCAGGAAGAAGTCAACGCGACAATGGAATCGTCCATCAATCCGGAAATGTTCCGCTATGAGTATGGCAAAGCCACCGAAGGGTCTCCCGAATGGCAGGCCATCAATGGCGGGGACGGAGACATTTTTGCCTGGGATGAACACAGTACCTACATTCAGGAACCACCCTTCTTCGTCGACATGCCCGCTACACCGGCTCCCATCAGCTCGATCAATGACGCGCGGGTTCTGGTTTCGGTAGGCGACTCGGTCACCACCGACCACATCTCACCCGCCGGTGCCATCAAAGCAGATTCCCCCGCCGGGAAATACCTGCAGGAAAACGGCATCACGCCGGAAAACTTCAACAGCTACGGCAGCCGCCGTGGTAACGACCGGGTGATGACCCGCGGGACTTTCGCGAACATTCGCCTCAGCAACCTGCTGGCTCCCGGGACCAGCGGCGGTGTGACGACTTACCTGCCAACCGGCGAGCAGACTTCCATCTACGAAGCCTCGCTCCAATACAAAGAAGCCGGTACTCCACTGGTCGTTCTGGCCGGCGGCGATTACGGCATGGGTTCCTCACGCGACTGGGCTGCCAAAGGAACATTCCTGCTGGGCATCAAAGCCGTCATTGCAACTTCGTTTGAGCGAATTCACCGTTCCAACCTGGTCGGCATGGGCGTACTGCCTCTGCAGTTCCGCGATGGAGAAAGCCGCGAAGAACTGGGACTCGATGGCACCGAAACATTCGACATCGAACTGGATAACAACCTGAAACCAGGACAGGCTATCCGCGTCACTGCAACCAAGGAGAACGGAACTCAAGTTCTGTTTACCGTCCAGTGTCGTATTGATACTCCCGTCGAAGTCGAATACTACCGCAATGGTGGAATTCTGCACAAAGTACTTCGTGATCTGGCAACGTCCTGA
- a CDS encoding RluA family pseudouridine synthase, giving the protein MIWQRPELMETAFEADLIVEDYLDGARIDRFLSRHFRNYSTHRLQRIVQAGFAKVNGIPADPLQRVFRGQQISIRLPEPPDKTYDPERLPLEVLYEDAWLIIINKPPGMIAHPAGNILSGTVANALQYYLDQQTCVPSLLRPGIVHRLDQFTSGILIIAKEHLGHRSLSIQFQQNRVSKSYLAIVRDQPEQDAFENSDAIGEHPTQAGVCMTTHPQALRAKAAFTRFEVVERLPGHSLIRAFPKTGRLHQIRVHLAELGFPIIADDFYGNDARLLDDRTLITRQALHAEQIEFAHPVTNLRMKMSAGVPADFDLALQRIRSAWSV; this is encoded by the coding sequence GTGATCTGGCAACGTCCTGAGTTGATGGAGACTGCGTTTGAAGCCGATCTGATTGTCGAGGATTACCTGGACGGTGCCCGCATCGATCGGTTTCTCAGTCGTCATTTCAGAAATTACTCGACCCATCGTCTGCAGCGCATCGTACAGGCGGGCTTTGCTAAAGTGAATGGCATCCCCGCTGATCCGCTGCAGCGCGTATTTCGAGGTCAGCAGATCAGTATCCGACTGCCGGAACCGCCCGATAAAACATACGATCCAGAACGACTGCCTCTGGAAGTTCTGTATGAAGACGCATGGCTGATCATCATCAATAAACCACCGGGTATGATTGCGCATCCCGCAGGAAACATCCTCTCAGGCACAGTCGCTAACGCCCTGCAGTATTATCTGGATCAGCAAACCTGTGTTCCCAGCCTGCTGCGGCCGGGCATAGTGCATCGTCTCGACCAGTTCACCAGCGGGATCCTGATCATCGCCAAAGAGCATCTGGGACACCGGAGCCTTTCGATTCAATTCCAGCAGAACCGGGTCAGCAAATCTTACCTGGCGATTGTCCGCGATCAGCCGGAACAGGATGCATTTGAAAACAGCGACGCCATCGGCGAACATCCCACCCAGGCAGGCGTCTGCATGACCACTCATCCACAGGCGCTGCGGGCCAAAGCAGCGTTTACCCGTTTTGAAGTCGTGGAACGTCTCCCCGGGCACTCACTGATTCGCGCATTTCCCAAAACCGGACGTCTGCATCAGATCCGCGTGCATCTGGCCGAACTGGGATTTCCCATCATCGCCGACGACTTTTATGGTAATGATGCCAGGCTGCTTGATGACCGCACGCTGATCACCAGGCAGGCGTTACATGCCGAGCAGATTGAGTTCGCGCACCCCGTTACCAATTTGCGGATGAAAATGTCCGCCGGAGTACCAGCTGATTTTGACCTGGCACTCCAGCGGATACGGAGCGCCTGGAGTGTATAA
- the msrP gene encoding protein-methionine-sulfoxide reductase catalytic subunit MsrP: protein MNHHTRKIWNVPEHEHTPIEVFQNRKLYRREFLQRMGTGLGIAGLAGLLTGCEQATKEEIEQAGATTPVPQQDSSIYPAERNPAFKYGRPETEDIEAEKFTNFYEFTGPTSKQAWKYVENFKTAPWSVTVEGECEKPRTFDLDDLFKELKFEERAYRHRCVETWAMCVPWTGFPLASLLKLVEPKASAKYVAFETFNKPKQAPYMESSGAGTWPWPYTEGLTMPEAMNDLAFIATGLYGAPLLKQNGAPIRLVVPWKYGFKSGKSIVKIRLTKDQPATFWNTVNPEEYGFVANVEPDVPHPRWSQRTEWMLGTEKRYDTQPFNGYGEYVASLYTG from the coding sequence ATGAATCACCACACCCGAAAAATCTGGAATGTTCCAGAACACGAACATACCCCTATTGAAGTATTTCAAAACCGGAAACTATACCGCCGGGAATTCCTGCAGCGCATGGGAACAGGCCTGGGCATTGCCGGGCTTGCGGGCTTGCTCACGGGCTGTGAACAGGCGACCAAAGAAGAAATCGAACAGGCGGGAGCGACTACGCCTGTACCGCAACAAGACAGTTCGATTTACCCGGCGGAGCGGAATCCTGCTTTCAAATACGGGCGACCGGAAACAGAAGACATTGAAGCGGAAAAATTCACCAACTTCTACGAGTTCACGGGTCCCACTTCTAAACAGGCCTGGAAATATGTAGAAAACTTTAAAACGGCTCCCTGGTCAGTCACTGTGGAAGGCGAATGCGAAAAGCCCCGTACCTTTGATCTGGATGACCTGTTCAAAGAATTGAAATTTGAAGAACGCGCCTATCGGCATCGCTGTGTCGAGACCTGGGCAATGTGCGTGCCCTGGACCGGTTTCCCTCTGGCTAGTCTGCTGAAACTGGTAGAGCCAAAAGCGTCAGCGAAATATGTCGCCTTTGAAACCTTCAACAAACCCAAACAGGCCCCCTATATGGAATCCAGCGGCGCAGGAACCTGGCCGTGGCCTTATACGGAAGGGTTGACGATGCCTGAAGCGATGAATGATCTGGCCTTCATTGCCACCGGCCTGTATGGCGCACCTTTACTCAAACAGAATGGCGCCCCGATTCGACTGGTGGTCCCCTGGAAGTATGGTTTCAAGTCGGGCAAATCCATCGTAAAAATCAGACTCACTAAAGACCAGCCGGCGACGTTCTGGAATACCGTCAACCCTGAAGAATACGGATTTGTCGCGAATGTAGAACCCGACGTACCCCATCCCCGCTGGAGCCAGCGCACGGAATGGATGCTGGGAACCGAAAAACGCTACGACACCCAACCATTTAACGGCTATGGCGAATATGTCGCCAGCCTGTATACAGGCTGA